From the genome of Geminocystis herdmanii PCC 6308, one region includes:
- a CDS encoding lecithin retinol acyltransferase family protein — MAFGDQIYVWRELANLSGIYQHHGIDIGDGSVIHYRKPSEIIEQTPFETFSKGNKVYVRQYPDGFSFIPEVVVKRSFSRLGENKYNLLFNNCEHFASWCKIGISESKQVKDFIPTIKHLDTYKLFDPLKQAFQGGDTNNSGVIVNHALDQIRTVWDQIQPQYRQNIEEVNTWQEVAIKALKNNREDLAKEALKRKIDHQKKAQYLEKELEKLATMTENLLKQSSTITN; from the coding sequence ATGGCATTTGGAGATCAAATTTATGTATGGCGTGAGTTGGCTAACCTAAGTGGAATTTATCAACATCATGGCATTGATATAGGAGATGGTAGCGTTATTCATTATCGCAAACCTAGTGAAATTATTGAGCAAACGCCCTTTGAAACCTTTAGTAAAGGAAATAAAGTTTATGTGCGTCAATATCCCGATGGTTTTTCCTTTATTCCTGAAGTAGTCGTTAAAAGAAGTTTTAGTCGTTTAGGAGAAAATAAATATAATTTACTGTTTAATAATTGTGAACATTTTGCCAGTTGGTGCAAAATTGGTATTAGTGAAAGTAAACAAGTTAAAGATTTTATTCCAACAATTAAACACTTAGATACTTATAAATTATTTGATCCTTTAAAACAAGCATTTCAAGGAGGAGATACAAACAATTCTGGTGTCATAGTTAATCATGCTTTAGATCAAATTAGAACTGTTTGGGATCAAATACAACCCCAATATCGTCAAAATATAGAAGAAGTCAATACATGGCAAGAAGTAGCGATTAAGGCGTTAAAAAATAATCGAGAAGATTTAGCGAAAGAAGCATTAAAACGAAAAATTGATCATCAAAAAAAAGCACAATATTTAGAAAAAGAATTAGAAAAATTAGCAACTATGACAGAAAATTTATTAAAGCAATCTTCAACAATAACTAATTGA